The Methanococcus maripaludis genome has a window encoding:
- a CDS encoding RluA family pseudouridine synthase, with protein MESQKNVLKLVVDSKIAGHKLIDVLRNNFELSNKMIKKFDKEKKIFVNSKNISLKSKLKENETVSVEIDCGINTIDPENLALNIIYEDDDLLIVDKPKNMVVHPTKNVLSKTLANAVSNHQKINNQNYKIRFVNRLDMDTTGLLIIAKDPYSHQHLAKQMDEGILEKIYIAVVNGHLDLKEGIIEDSIDLNDDGIKRELSNVGKISKTKYKVIEELKNASILEINLLTGRTHQIRVHLSNIGNPIIGDVLYGEISDLINRQALHSHILSIIHPITKEKMKFSSNLPKDIENLIENLKD; from the coding sequence ATGGAAAGTCAAAAAAATGTTTTAAAATTAGTTGTTGATTCAAAAATTGCTGGACACAAGTTAATCGATGTTTTACGGAATAATTTTGAACTTTCCAATAAAATGATAAAAAAGTTTGACAAAGAAAAGAAAATTTTTGTAAATTCAAAAAATATTTCCTTAAAATCAAAATTAAAAGAAAATGAAACTGTTTCTGTTGAAATTGATTGTGGAATCAATACTATTGATCCCGAAAACTTAGCCCTAAATATAATTTACGAAGATGACGATTTATTGATCGTCGATAAACCAAAAAATATGGTTGTTCACCCTACTAAAAATGTACTATCAAAAACACTTGCAAATGCAGTTTCAAATCACCAGAAAATAAATAATCAAAACTACAAAATAAGATTTGTAAACCGTCTTGATATGGACACCACTGGACTTTTAATCATTGCAAAAGATCCATATTCTCATCAACATCTTGCAAAACAGATGGATGAAGGAATTTTGGAAAAGATATATATTGCGGTAGTAAATGGGCATCTGGATTTAAAAGAAGGAATTATTGAAGATTCAATCGATTTAAATGACGACGGTATAAAAAGAGAATTATCTAATGTTGGAAAAATTTCTAAAACTAAATACAAAGTAATCGAAGAACTCAAAAATGCATCAATTCTTGAAATAAACTTACTTACCGGCAGAACTCACCAGATAAGGGTGCATTTATCAAATATTGGAAATCCAATAATAGGCGATGTTCTTTATGGGGAAATTTCCGATTTAATAAATAGGCAAGCTCTTCATTCGCATATTTTAAGCATTATTCATCCAATAACTAAAGAAAAAATGAAATTTTCATCAAATCTTCCCAAAGATATCGAAAATCTTATCGAAAATTTGAAAGATTAA
- a CDS encoding glutamate--tRNA ligase codes for MKDTVMAYLLENSIKFKGKPNPKAAMGKILGENPDLRSNVKELNEVISEVVKEIESMSLEEQQAKLDELAPEGLGQKTERKRKEIELKNVKGNVVMRFAPNPSGPLHIGHARASVLNDFFTKKYNGKLVLRLEDTDAKRVLPEAYEMIQEDLKWLGVKVDEVIVQSERLEIYYEYGRKLIEMGHAYVCDCDAEEFRNLREQGIPCKCRDTTPEENIALWEKMLAGELENVAVRLKTDIVHKNPSIRDFPIFRIERTPHPKNGTKYHVYPLMNLSVTVDDHLLGMTHVLRGKDHIVNTEKQEYIYNYFGWEIPEYVHYGILKIEGPVLSTSKMHAGILSGEYSGWDDARLGTLRALRKRGIRPEALYKLMVEIGIKQADVRFAWENLYAANKDIIDKDARRFFFVESPKKLVISGAESKKIDLRMHPDRNELGNRELLFDGEIYVSDDLEVGTMYRLMELFNIVIEKIENDVIYAKYDSDDLAVAKSNKASIIHWIPVKDSIPVTVIDENAEKIEGFAEKDFAVVNEDDFVQFERFGFVRVDEKEDNGYTCYLTHK; via the coding sequence ATGAAAGATACTGTAATGGCATATTTACTTGAAAATTCGATTAAATTTAAGGGAAAACCAAATCCAAAAGCAGCAATGGGAAAAATTCTTGGAGAAAACCCCGATTTAAGAAGTAATGTTAAAGAATTAAATGAAGTTATTTCAGAAGTTGTAAAAGAAATAGAATCAATGTCTCTTGAAGAACAGCAGGCAAAATTGGATGAACTTGCTCCAGAAGGGCTCGGTCAAAAAACGGAAAGAAAAAGAAAAGAAATTGAACTAAAAAACGTTAAAGGAAATGTTGTAATGCGGTTTGCACCAAATCCTTCAGGACCTTTACATATAGGACACGCAAGAGCATCCGTATTAAACGACTTTTTCACAAAAAAATACAACGGAAAATTGGTTTTAAGGCTTGAAGATACCGATGCTAAAAGAGTTCTTCCAGAAGCTTATGAAATGATTCAAGAAGATTTAAAATGGCTTGGAGTAAAAGTCGACGAAGTAATTGTTCAGTCAGAAAGGCTTGAAATTTACTACGAATACGGTAGAAAATTAATTGAAATGGGGCACGCTTACGTTTGTGACTGTGATGCAGAAGAATTTAGAAATTTAAGAGAACAGGGAATTCCTTGCAAATGTAGGGATACAACTCCAGAAGAAAATATTGCATTATGGGAAAAAATGCTTGCTGGCGAGCTTGAAAACGTTGCAGTACGGTTAAAAACTGATATTGTACATAAAAACCCATCAATCAGGGATTTTCCAATATTTAGAATTGAAAGAACACCTCACCCTAAAAATGGAACAAAATATCATGTATATCCATTAATGAATCTTTCAGTAACTGTTGATGACCATTTGCTCGGTATGACGCACGTTTTAAGGGGAAAAGACCACATTGTAAACACCGAAAAACAGGAATATATTTACAACTACTTTGGATGGGAAATTCCGGAATACGTTCACTACGGAATTTTAAAAATCGAAGGACCTGTTTTAAGTACTTCAAAAATGCACGCAGGAATTTTAAGCGGAGAATACTCAGGCTGGGATGATGCAAGGCTTGGAACATTGAGGGCACTTAGAAAAAGAGGAATAAGGCCAGAAGCACTCTATAAATTAATGGTTGAAATTGGAATAAAACAAGCAGATGTTAGATTTGCATGGGAAAACCTCTATGCGGCAAATAAAGACATAATTGATAAAGATGCGAGAAGATTTTTCTTTGTCGAAAGTCCTAAAAAATTAGTAATTTCCGGTGCAGAAAGCAAAAAAATTGATCTTAGAATGCATCCTGATAGAAATGAACTTGGCAACAGGGAATTATTGTTTGATGGCGAGATATACGTTTCAGATGACCTTGAAGTTGGAACAATGTACCGATTAATGGAATTATTTAATATTGTTATTGAAAAAATTGAAAATGATGTTATATATGCAAAATATGACAGTGATGACCTTGCAGTTGCAAAAAGCAATAAAGCAAGTATTATACACTGGATTCCTGTAAAAGACAGCATTCCTGTAACCGTTATCGATGAAAATGCTGAAAAAATCGAAGGATTTGCAGAAAAAGATTTTGCAGTTGTAAACGAAGATGATTTTGTCCAGTTTGAAAGATTTGGATTTGTAAGGGTTGACGAAAAAGAAGACAATGGATACACCTGCTACTTAACCCACAAATAA
- a CDS encoding exodeoxyribonuclease III produces MKMISWNVNGIRACLKNGFMDFLERESPDIMCIQETKVQSGQVQLGLDGYFQYWNYAEKKGYSGTAIFTKIKPNNVILGIKNTEHDGEGRVLTLEFDKYYLINVYTPNSQRGLTRLEYRQKWDQDFLNYIKTLENEKPVIFCGDLNVAHKEIDLKNPKNNVKNAGFTPEERIGFDNIVDSGFIDTFREFNKEPDNYSWWSYRFNARSKNIGWRIDYFCISKILRDNLKDAFIMSEVMGSDHCPVGIIFE; encoded by the coding sequence ATGAAAATGATATCGTGGAATGTAAACGGGATTCGTGCATGTTTGAAAAATGGTTTCATGGATTTTTTAGAGCGTGAAAGTCCAGATATAATGTGCATACAGGAGACAAAAGTGCAAAGTGGACAGGTCCAGCTTGGACTTGATGGTTATTTTCAATACTGGAATTATGCAGAAAAAAAGGGTTATTCTGGAACCGCAATTTTTACAAAAATAAAACCAAACAATGTTATTTTGGGAATAAAAAACACTGAACATGATGGTGAAGGCAGAGTACTTACCCTTGAATTTGACAAATACTATTTAATAAATGTTTACACCCCAAATTCACAACGGGGCCTTACAAGGCTCGAATATCGACAAAAATGGGATCAAGATTTTTTAAACTATATAAAAACGCTTGAAAATGAAAAACCCGTGATATTTTGTGGAGATTTAAATGTCGCACACAAAGAAATCGATTTAAAAAATCCTAAAAACAACGTAAAAAATGCAGGATTCACTCCAGAAGAAAGAATTGGGTTTGATAATATTGTAGATTCTGGATTTATAGATACATTTAGGGAATTTAACAAAGAACCGGATAATTACTCGTGGTGGAGCTACAGGTTCAATGCAAGATCAAAAAATATAGGCTGGAGGATTGATTATTTCTGCATTTCTAAAATTTTAAGGGATAATTTGAAAGATGCATTTATAATGTCGGAAGTTATGGGTTCAGACCACTGCCCTGTTGGAATCATATTTGAATAA